TCTGTGGCCCTCGCGAGCATGACCTAGCTAGCGGCGGATCGGCACGTTCGTCCAAGCACCGGCACATATCAAAGTAGTCGGAGCACCGAGTCCTGCAAGGAAGACGGGAGAGCGGATGTCAATCaatcaaataaaagaaaaaagatggaagagctgctctgcttcctctctctcttcccccatttccccctcccctcccctgtTTCGGACACTGATGAGCAGCAGGCAAAGGTTCATGGAGCTCGTCGGTAGGCTGAAATACTGAATGGTTCATGGAGCTCACCAGTTGTCGCTACTCCGTGTCCATGACATGTTCCAGTGGCTGCAGCCTGAATGAAAACGATATGTTCGTCGTGACAAGGAATACACTATTTTCCCCTGCACATCGACGACACGGATTGTATATCATTGTTATGATTTAGAATGGACAAGCGAGCAAGGCGGGATCAAGTAGCGATCATGAGCACGCAATAAGACTCTGGCCCAGCGAGGCAAATGATCGACATGACCGCCAAGCGCAGCGGGGCGCCGGCCGGCGGTCACTGACACTGGCTACCTGGAGGCCGCGGATGGCCCGTTCATCTGCTGGGCATGCAGGCCAGGTGTGTTGCTCGATCCTATTCTTCCATTCCATGATATTAACGCGGCCAACAACCTGTACaatcaaaatgttcagcaaacaCCAACATCAAGAGACTCAGCCTAGATCCCACATCTGGTAGACCAACggagaaaagaaacaaagagacTGCGAACCATGTACCAGCAAATGGGTGACGGCCGAATTACCTTAGTCCTCAACGAGTTAAGAGGAAACATCTGCATTAGGTAGTGCATCCACATAAACTGAGTGATTTCCTGTCCAGTTGCATGTGACAGGACCTACCCAATATCACACCTCCTCATTGGTAATGCACTAGAAACACCAACAGGTTGTGCACCAGGCCTTCTCACTTCATCAAGGATACACAAAGTGTTAGTGTTAACCCACCACCCTTTTACCGAATTGGCCACACACCTTACAAGCAGCAGAATTGACAACTCTTTCATACACAGTAACTGGGGACATGGTGTGGCATCGGCAACATGGCTTTCCTTCCACCCAACAAATGCATCAGCATTCAGCAACTGGACCATTCACTGCTTGAACTCTGTCTGCACCGCTACTTTTTCAAGTCAACATCTGCACTCCAACAACAAACCAAACCTTGTAAATAGTTGTTGTAGTACATGGATTCAGAGGATACAACAATACCATGTTTTAATGTATACTTATATACTAAATAGCCTTGTAAGTAGTCTTCCTATTGATCGAACTCAGGCCAGGTTATGTTTCAAAAACTTAATTTCCTGTTTGTTTGCTGGAAACTACTGACACAATCTATTCGGATGTCCCCATTTTGCCTCCCATTTTAGGCAGCCTGCAACACAAACATGCTTACTAATGCTATGGAATAAGCTAAACAATTATCAGCAAATGAAAATAAAACCCACTTGTCAATGTCTTATGATAAACATCAAATGGTGGCCTGATTCTTGTATAGATAGACCATCTGTTGACTTTTGCTTTCTTCACGTCACACGACAGTTTCATCCATAATTTGTTCCTACCAAACAAAGTTTCCTCACAAGACTTTCGTCATTTTTGGAACTGAGGTCAGATTTTCTCTATTCCTGTGTGTGTCCATTGCTTGAATCATATGCACGAGCATGGTTCTACACAATCAAGGTCTATAGCATAGTAGCACATCTACCTTTATGCTGAATATAGAAATTGTACTAGCAGTTAACTTATTCTGAGCTATGCTGAAACTATCTAAGACAGccacatgcattctaaagtaggcaaTGAGTTCTGTTTTTCATTTCTTTTCTAATTTACCTGTCACTTACCATTATATAGACCTTCAGGAAAATACATACCACTCCTCTAGCTTTGATTCTGATTTGTCAGTCTTGTTTCGAAGAGACCTTCAGGATTGCACATAGTCAGCAAAGGGCTGAACAGAGTAAATAACATACTTGGATATGTTGTGAAAGGTCTCAAGGGCTACCTGGTAGCAATCTCCAAGCCTTGAACCTAAACTGGAATGATCTCCACCCTGGCTTGGGATTTTGCATAAATTGGAACTTAAATTAACAATAACTTTAGTGAGCTTGGAAGTGCAAAACCATGGTATGACATTGCCAAATTTGTTGTCCAGAGCGGAAATCATCGAGTTTCTAAAACTAGAGAATCAAAAGTTCAAAATGCTCACCCGACATGAGATTTGTAAAGGCAAACAGATGCCATTGGACCACCACCATCTGTTAAAGAAACAAGTTGCTGTaaaattcaaatttcaaataatCTTATTTCTAAAAGAACAGTTACTCACCTCCACCAGAGAGATTCAAAATATCATTCTCCGTCgacgcaaatttcttctcatcatcaTAGTGAATCCAAGCGTTATCCTGCTTAATGAAAGCTGTATAGTGCCCACAATTGGATGTTTCCCCCTCATGGGCGACAACTGCAATTAACTCATATTTGCCACTCGATTGCCAAACTTTAGATGCCTAGAATGGTGGGTTTCATCAAAATGTAATGCCCATGAAAGTAATTTTTATCCATAATAAAACAGAAAGCTAGATTGCTACCTTTCTCTGATCTTGTATCCTTGATTTTAGGTCACTAGAACAGTATCTGTACATGTCCAATTTAGTAGGGAGCTCCGCTTTCTGGAAGGAATTTTTTTGGCAAATATTTATTAGATATTGTGGGAAAAATAACCTCTTATTTAGGAAAACACAGGTCAAAATAAATATAAGTAGAAGAATGTAACTTACTTGCAGTGATTTTATTGCTGGCCCGGCTTTTCCATCAAGCATCACACGATGAAACTGGATCGTCAAGTATCTGAAAATAATAATTTGTACATCATTAGGTCCTACTTTGACATGTAGATGGCACGTAGGATGCCAAGTCATCAGTAATTGAGACATCCCATTACAACTATTAATTCAATCTAGCAAGCATAAGTGGAAGTACTATAATTGCTTAGTGTGGCAATTTGTTTACTCTTGAGTTTGCTAAACGCAAAGCCTGTAGAAAAGAAAAAACACAACGATCATATGGAAGCACACATATATAGCACGAATATGCATACACGGAAACCTACTTTTTCAATCCCTTGGTCCAAGTGACTGATCTGATTGGTGACTTGGCAATCAAGCTGGTAAACAGTTGTCGGCAGCATCTCATCTCTAAGCAGAGGAAAGGCATTAAAAAATGTAAAGCAGTGCAGAAAGAAaatatacgtgtgtgtgtgtgtgtgtgtgtgtgtgtgtgtgtgtgtgtgtgtgtgtgtgtgtgagagagagagagagagagaacctgcTTATCATTTGTATTCCAAAAATTATCTCAATTGGATCCAAGATGGTGCCACTGTACAAAAAAAATAAAGGTATCAGACAGAATAAATTATCTACATCGTCTCCAAATGAAAATTATTTAAAGTGGCAAACTACCTTACTACCCTTCTGAGCGTGACAGAAAGTGTATGGATCACACGCGAAAGACATTCCGCCATATCCTGCCAAATATGTATTTGAAAAAGTTAGTATTTAATTAATATATATAGGACTAATTTTCTATACTCCCGGGAGTATGTACTCCCATCTTCAACATACCCTGTAGACGCATTAATTATACCTCTTTATCattctcaatatacttcattaaatattctaGGATGCCCCAATACGAGTTTTGTGGAAAAAAATATCATTTTTGACGTACTTTTTGCAATATACCTTTCTCACATACGAACAAATCAATATATATGTAAACCTTTAAAAATATGTAGACTCACataatttttttcatgaaaaatcATTTTAAGGTATCTACTAGTTAataatgaagtatattaaaaataataaagagGTATAAAAGATTTATCTATGTGGTATATGAGAAGCGGAAGTACATATTCTCAGGAGTATAcaaccattttcctatatatatatatatatatatatatatatatatatatatatatatataatgaatgACTATAATCTTCTTAGAAAAAAGATTGACGATGCCACGGCCCAGGGGTGCCTCGGGACACCGGAAGTCGGCCCATCAGGCCAGCCCAGGACCCCCAGGCCAGTATGTGGCTCCACCCAACCGACGCGTCCAAGAAGATGCAGATCAGGGCTGATATGGATCCTGAATAGGAAAGTGTGCTCTACGAGTTCCTTTGTGGGAATTGGGACGTTTTGGCGTGGCAACCTTCAGATATGCCGGAATCCCAGTGAATCTTGCATAGCACACTTTAAACCTTCGGCCCGCATACTGGCCCGTAAAGCAAAACTCTATGTCAGTTTTCTAAGCCCAAGGGGCACGCCATGGGCAAAGAGATCACAAAATTACTTGAGGCCGGATTTATTCGCGAGCTGGAGCACCCCAACTGGATATTATATGAATAGGGCAGGTTGCAGGATGAGGCAAAATCTGATTTTTGTCTCTTGGAAAACGTGATGGAACGTCAAGACAGGTTAGTAGCTCACAACACTGACTATTACAGAGGTTTGTTTGGTTAGTCTGTTGGCCACAACCCATACCAAATGTTGGGCGCAGCCCTCTCTCAATCTCCCAGCGCATTCTTtgtggacacacacacacacacacacatgagcaAGAGAACAGAGGAGTAAAACAGAAGAGAGACATGCCTGAGCAACACATGCTGTGAGGCTAGATCCTTACACACACTCTCTTCTACCATACACACATGCACATATGACACACATATGCACTTATATGAGGAGCTACATCCTGCCACTAGCTTGCACACATATGCACGACACATCATATGTATTACGTACATCCTAACAAACAGGCttttgttcgcacacgaacacgtcaccgtgtac
The Triticum dicoccoides isolate Atlit2015 ecotype Zavitan chromosome 3A, WEW_v2.0, whole genome shotgun sequence genome window above contains:
- the LOC119271384 gene encoding uncharacterized protein LOC119271384, coding for MEWKNRIEQHTWPACPADERAIRGLQGKIVYSLSRRTYRFHSGCSHWNMSWTRSSDNWTRCSDYFDMCRCLDERADPPLARSCSRGPQSGRMPPGYYTGSPQLEEHPRRLRLSRVRGAWLAPRRQALPSRRGIHGWTGQRVTRLTFDSFIGAVE